The following proteins are co-located in the Silene latifolia isolate original U9 population chromosome 1, ASM4854445v1, whole genome shotgun sequence genome:
- the LOC141652437 gene encoding uncharacterized protein LOC141652437 — protein MSKAAGGLGIKKASTWNIASVGKLVNWIYVKADRLWIKWIDSVYLKGMDWNDYTPANDSTWTWKTICKVKEQLKHGFIDNCWAPHQKGYTISHGYDWLMGTAHTQHWTKIVWNEWNVPKHSFNSWLIMQGGLNTKVRLFSYGCCQDDLCILCAEQAETNEHLFTECKFSCQVQKSVEDWIERPFPSDSELLNTSDSSMKWKALALVLSCYRYTVWHQRNIARIQFSVTRPVIVAERMKMVVQQQIRKFTDRRGGQHELNARIWTGFC, from the coding sequence ATGTCAAAAGCTGCAGGGGGACTAGGGATCAAAAAAGCCAGTACATGGAACATAGCTTCAGTTGGAAAATTGGTGAATTGGATATATGTGAAGGCTGATAGGCTTTGGATTAAGTGGATAGATAGTGTTTATCTCAAAGGGATGGACTGGAATGACTATACACCAGCAAACGACTCAACTTGGACTTGGAAGACTATTTGTAAGGTGAAGGAGCAGCTAAAACATGGCTTCATTGATAACTGTTGGGCTCCTCATCAAAAAGGATATACAATTAGCCATGGATATGATTGGCTTATGGGGACAGCTCATACTCAGCATTGGACAAAAATAGTCTGGAATGAATGGAATGTGCCCAAACATTCCTTCAATTCTTGGCTGATAATGCAGGGTGGATTGAACACCAAAGTCAGGCTCTTTTCGTATGGATGCTGTCAGGATGACTTGTGTATCCTGTGTGCAGAACAAGCTGAAACAAATGAGCATCTCTTTACTGAATGCAAGTTCAGTTGTCAAGTTCAGAAATCTGTTGAAGACTGGATTGAACGTCCTTTCCCCTCTGATAGTGAGCTGCTGAATACTTCTGATAGCAGCATGAAATGGAAGGCACTAGCCTTGGTGCTTTCATGCTACAGGTACACAGTCTGGCATCAACGCAATATTGCTCGAATTCAGTTCAGTGTAACCAGGCCTGTGATAGTGGCAGAACGAATGAAGATGGTGGTCCAACAACAAATCCGCAAATTTACTGATCGAAGAGGAGGACAACATGAGTTGAATGCAAGGATTTGGACTGGTTTCTGTTAA